One part of the Halopenitus persicus genome encodes these proteins:
- a CDS encoding LUD domain-containing protein, whose translation MSRADRGDRAERAARIRNVMREEGDAVARNTREHNAGRKAAAENVPEYEDLRTRARELKEHAIENLPELIEELRESVAANGGHLYIADDAADANRYIVEAVGDADTVVKSKSMTTEEIEVNDALAAAGVEPVETDLGEWVIQLADEAPSHLIGPAMHKERAEIAELFADVFDLAEPPETAAELTAFAREKLGKRIREADVGMTGANFVVAESGTLAIVTNEGNARKVAATTDTHVAVAGVEKIVPTVEDLQPFLELLSRSGTGQELSAYTSLLTPPVASPVPDFDAPAESLVDGNGDGSGVAADSDREFHLVLIDNGRLAMREDDELRETLYCVRCGACANSCGNFQSVGGHVFGGETYTGGIAGGWEAGIEGLDVAAEFNDLCTGCSRCVPACPVQIDIPWINTVVRDRINRRKADASDFAFLPDGLAPDAEPAGLDLGKRFVGDFATLAEWGHRTAPLANRLANAGPVRAALERVVGIDRRRDLPEFASESLVEWFDRRGGSRVPIDEADRDAIVYPDTYTNYVDVERGKAAVRTLEALGVHVRVPPLPPSGRPPLSQGMVATAEERAHDLYAALAEHVDAGRDVVVVEPSDLAMIRSEYERFLEPDSFERLAGASYEVLEYVYGLLENGAPIDALTPGDDSTRNRELAYHPHCQARTLDLEEYTLAVLERAGYDVRTSDTECCGMAGSFGYKAEYYELSIDVGEPLVEDFGGTDRTLVASGTSCGEQLDALLDRPARHPVELIAPPESASR comes from the coding sequence ATGAGCCGAGCGGACCGGGGTGATCGGGCGGAGCGGGCCGCGCGCATCCGCAACGTGATGCGCGAGGAAGGCGACGCAGTCGCTCGAAACACGCGCGAACACAACGCGGGCCGGAAGGCTGCCGCCGAGAACGTTCCCGAGTATGAGGACCTACGAACGCGTGCGCGGGAGCTGAAGGAGCACGCGATCGAGAACCTGCCGGAGCTCATCGAGGAGCTTCGCGAGAGCGTCGCGGCGAACGGCGGCCACCTCTACATCGCCGACGACGCCGCCGACGCCAATCGGTACATCGTCGAGGCGGTCGGAGACGCCGACACCGTCGTGAAATCGAAGTCGATGACGACCGAGGAGATCGAGGTCAACGACGCGCTCGCCGCGGCTGGTGTGGAGCCGGTCGAGACCGACCTCGGCGAGTGGGTGATCCAGCTCGCCGACGAGGCCCCCTCCCATCTCATCGGGCCGGCGATGCACAAGGAGCGAGCGGAGATCGCCGAGCTGTTCGCGGACGTCTTCGATCTCGCGGAACCGCCGGAGACGGCCGCCGAGTTGACGGCGTTCGCCCGCGAGAAGCTCGGAAAGCGGATCCGCGAGGCCGACGTCGGGATGACCGGCGCGAACTTCGTGGTGGCCGAATCCGGGACCCTCGCGATCGTCACCAATGAGGGGAACGCGCGGAAGGTCGCGGCGACCACGGACACCCACGTCGCGGTCGCCGGCGTCGAGAAGATCGTGCCGACCGTCGAGGACCTCCAGCCGTTTCTCGAGCTGCTCTCGCGGTCGGGCACCGGCCAGGAGCTGTCGGCGTACACCTCCCTGCTGACGCCGCCGGTCGCCTCGCCGGTCCCGGACTTCGACGCGCCGGCCGAGTCGCTCGTCGACGGGAACGGTGACGGCTCCGGCGTGGCCGCGGACTCCGACCGCGAGTTCCACCTGGTGTTGATCGACAACGGCCGGTTGGCGATGCGTGAGGACGATGAGCTCCGTGAAACGCTGTATTGCGTCCGCTGTGGCGCCTGTGCCAACTCCTGTGGCAACTTCCAAAGCGTCGGCGGACACGTCTTCGGCGGCGAGACCTACACCGGCGGGATCGCCGGCGGGTGGGAGGCCGGGATCGAGGGCCTCGACGTCGCGGCCGAGTTCAACGACCTCTGCACCGGCTGTTCCCGGTGCGTGCCCGCCTGCCCGGTACAGATCGACATCCCGTGGATCAACACGGTCGTTCGGGACCGGATCAACCGCCGGAAAGCGGACGCCAGCGACTTCGCGTTCCTGCCGGACGGGCTGGCACCTGACGCGGAACCGGCGGGACTGGACCTCGGCAAACGGTTCGTCGGCGACTTCGCGACGCTCGCCGAGTGGGGTCACCGGACCGCGCCGCTGGCCAACCGGCTCGCGAACGCGGGACCGGTTCGTGCCGCCCTCGAACGCGTCGTCGGGATCGACCGCCGGCGGGACCTTCCCGAGTTCGCGAGCGAGAGCCTCGTGGAGTGGTTCGACCGCCGCGGCGGCTCCCGGGTTCCGATCGACGAGGCCGACCGCGACGCGATCGTCTACCCGGACACCTACACCAACTACGTCGACGTCGAGCGCGGCAAGGCGGCGGTCCGGACGCTCGAGGCGCTCGGCGTCCACGTGCGGGTTCCGCCCCTCCCGCCGAGCGGTCGCCCGCCGCTCTCGCAGGGGATGGTCGCGACCGCCGAGGAGCGCGCCCACGACCTGTACGCCGCCCTCGCGGAACACGTCGACGCCGGTCGCGACGTCGTGGTCGTGGAGCCGAGCGACCTCGCGATGATCCGCTCGGAGTACGAGCGGTTCCTCGAGCCCGACTCCTTCGAGCGGCTCGCCGGCGCGAGCTACGAGGTCCTCGAGTACGTCTACGGCCTGCTCGAGAACGGAGCGCCGATCGACGCGCTCACTCCCGGCGACGACTCCACCCGGAATCGCGAGCTGGCGTACCACCCGCACTGCCAGGCGCGCACGCTCGACCTGGAGGAGTACACGCTCGCAGTGCTCGAGCGCGCCGGGTACGACGTCCGCACCTCCGACACCGAGTGTTGCGGGATGGCCGGCTCGTTCGGGTATAAGGCGGAATACTACGAGCTGAGCATCGACGTCGGCGAGCCCCTCGTCGAGGACTTCGGCGGGACCGACCGGACGCTGGTCGCCTCCGGAACTTCCTGTGGCGAACAGCTCGACGCCCTGCTCGACCGCCCCGCACGACACCCGGTCGAGCTGATCGCGCCGCCGGAGTCGGCGAGCCGGTAG
- a CDS encoding LutC/YkgG family protein translates to MSTETTFLESLSELDVEVTRTTPDSCADAIADATVGEAIGVPLQDGLALPPSVADRPTNGDLETADTGVTPAAFGIAEIGSVHLESDRAGTELVSLYPRRHVAVLRDADLVPDVATAIDRLGPDLRAGGSGVVATGPSATADMGSLVVGAHGPGEVHVILVEAGQ, encoded by the coding sequence ATGTCGACCGAAACGACGTTCCTCGAGTCGCTGTCCGAACTCGACGTCGAGGTCACCCGAACGACCCCCGACTCGTGTGCGGACGCCATCGCGGACGCGACCGTGGGGGAGGCGATCGGGGTGCCGCTCCAGGACGGGCTCGCGCTCCCGCCGTCGGTGGCCGACCGGCCCACGAACGGCGACCTCGAGACCGCCGACACCGGGGTCACGCCGGCGGCCTTCGGGATCGCCGAGATCGGCAGCGTCCACCTCGAAAGCGATCGGGCCGGCACCGAGCTCGTGAGCCTCTACCCGCGGCGCCACGTCGCCGTCCTCCGCGACGCCGACCTAGTACCGGACGTCGCGACGGCGATCGACCGTCTCGGCCCCGACCTCCGGGCGGGCGGGTCCGGGGTCGTTGCGACCGGGCCGAGCGCGACCGCCGATATGGGCAGCCTGGTCGTCGGCGCACACGGCCCCGGTGAGGTTCACGTGATCCTCGTGGAGGCGGGGCAATGA
- a CDS encoding IS630 family transposase (programmed frameshift), with protein MDHLDEISVEELQDALNNVDGNKPTQRLLAAIAYKDGVTQTELAEWHDTGRRTIYSWLMRLDTDEPLEQAVSDAHRSGRKRKLSESQQKEFERTVHEPPEEVGIDAPAWTPALVQEFLEETYGVEYSSPSCRRLLKEAGLSYQKPRRTAAESEESDQEEFHDEIKKKRAEMDATVVCIDQTKKSVQVEPRAAWFPRGTRPSVELSGQRDWTCLLGAVTENGDCFFSRFTEYVTAEHAKHFILALCKEFEEDLIVVLDGAPYFQASAVTDLAARDDLAFVTLPAYSPELNPVEECWRQLQDALSNRFFDSLDELTTAIDTALDQLSLPNVSNYF; from the exons ATGGATCATCTCGACGAGATCTCCGTCGAAGAACTCCAAGACGCCCTCAACAATGTTGACGGAAACAAGCCGACTCAACGGTTGTTAGCTGCGATCGCGTACAAGGACGGTGTCACGCAGACCGAACTTGCAGAGTGGCATGACACCGGGCGAAGAACGATCTACAGCTGGTTGATGCGACTTGATACGGACGAACCGCTTGAGCAAGCTGTGTCTGATGCTCATCGATCTGGGAGAAAACGAAAGCTCTCAGAATCACAGCAAAAAGAGTTCGAACGAACTGTTCACGAACCGCCCGAGGAAGTTGGGATCGACGCGCCGGCGTGGACGCCGGCGCTCGTTCAGGAATTTCTCGAAGAAACCTACGGCGTCGAGTACTCTTCTCCGAGTTGTCGGCGGTTGCTGAAAGAAGCTGGACTCAGCTATCAAAAACCTCGACGTACAGCCGCTGAATCTGAGGAATCCGACCAAGAGGAGTTCCACGACGAGATCA AAAAAAAGCGAGCGGAGATGGACGCCACAGTAGTCTGTATCGATCAGACGAAAAAATCTGTCCAGGTTGAGCCGCGTGCCGCGTGGTTTCCGCGCGGCACGCGGCCGAGCGTCGAACTCTCTGGCCAACGTGACTGGACGTGTCTACTCGGCGCAGTCACGGAAAACGGTGACTGCTTTTTCTCACGGTTCACCGAGTACGTCACCGCCGAGCACGCAAAACATTTCATTCTCGCGTTATGCAAAGAATTTGAAGAAGACTTGATCGTTGTGCTAGACGGAGCGCCGTACTTCCAGGCGTCGGCCGTCACGGATCTGGCGGCCCGTGACGACCTTGCCTTCGTCACGTTGCCTGCGTATTCGCCGGAACTCAATCCTGTCGAAGAGTGCTGGCGACAACTCCAGGATGCTCTGAGCAACCGATTCTTTGACTCGCTCGATGAACTCACGACGGCGATCGATACTGCTCTTGATCAACTGTCGCTTCCAAACGTGAGCAATTATTTCTAA
- a CDS encoding FAD-binding and (Fe-S)-binding domain-containing protein yields MSKRASAITPNDTDPLVDADFDYQGGDVERPELLAALSERVDGEVRFDTYTRQLYATDASAYEVTPIGVVFPRSTDDVSRVTDYCFEEGIPVLPRGGGTSLAGQTVNEAVVLDFSRFMDDVHDVDPDARTATVDAGAYVGDLNRALEPHGLKFAPDPAWRDKSAVGGAIGNNSTGSHSLVYGKTDHYVEELEVVLADGTVTTFGEVDVETLRERAAGVDLEAALDLEASLEGKPPETATGSAAGAADDDVDLEARIAAAVVRILDAEADAIDDRYPELKRNVSGYNLDRLLAEYRGEYGEAGTVNLGRLLAGSEGTLAVVTRATVSLEEIPETKAVALLTYGDLVDAMEDVDPILAHDPAAVEVMDDVFLELAGDTEEFGEVVGMLPEGTNAALLVEFYAADDDQGRRKVADLIADRVPGGDSEADPSEGAASVTDAPRHALTAMEAHDQETRDRFWKMRKAGLPILLGRTSDAKHISFIEDCAIPPEHLPEYTRGFQEILEDHDTFAAFYAHAGPGVLHVRPLVNTKTVEGIETMESLADDVSDLVVSLGGSISGEHGDGRARTQWNRKLYGEDLWRSFRELKTAFDPDWLLNPGQVCGDVDMTEHLRFDADYDFEAGFDPALEWTNENGMQGMVELCHGCGGCRGPQETTGGVMCPTYRAAEEEIQATRGRANMLRQAMSGDLPEDPTDDEFATEVLDLCIGCKGCSKDCPSEVDMAKLKAEVTHARHQEHGSSLRDRLFASIESLAPIGSTLAPIANALPKLPGAGWAMEKTVGIAAERDLPQFRSESLIGWFEARGGAAVPPEEAAHRVLLLPDVYTTYMHPAAGKAAIHVLEAADCHVAIPDVDGSGRPAYSKGFIDRARETARGTVAEIAPKVAEGWHVVSVEPSDAVMLQSDYLDILGSDDEDVVRVAENAYGVCEFIDAHRLDADLAFDAPAESLAYHGHCHQKSTTKDHHAVGVLRRAGYAVDPLDSTCCGMAGSFGYEAEHLSMSESIGAILADQVGDSSGETVVAPGASCRSQLDHLDVETDGEPPHPIEKVAAALA; encoded by the coding sequence ATGAGCAAACGCGCGAGTGCGATCACACCGAATGACACGGACCCCCTCGTCGACGCCGACTTCGACTACCAGGGCGGGGACGTCGAACGGCCGGAGCTGCTGGCGGCGCTCTCCGAGCGCGTCGACGGCGAGGTGCGCTTCGACACCTACACCCGCCAGCTGTACGCCACGGACGCGTCGGCCTACGAGGTCACCCCGATCGGCGTCGTCTTCCCGCGGTCGACCGACGACGTCTCGCGCGTGACCGACTACTGCTTCGAGGAGGGGATCCCGGTACTCCCCCGCGGCGGCGGCACCTCCCTGGCGGGCCAGACGGTCAACGAGGCGGTCGTGCTCGACTTCTCGCGATTCATGGACGACGTCCACGACGTCGATCCGGACGCACGGACCGCGACCGTCGACGCCGGCGCGTACGTCGGCGACCTCAACCGGGCGCTCGAGCCCCACGGCCTGAAGTTCGCCCCCGACCCGGCCTGGCGCGACAAGTCGGCCGTCGGCGGCGCGATCGGCAACAACTCGACCGGGTCACACTCGCTCGTCTACGGGAAGACCGACCACTACGTCGAGGAGCTCGAGGTGGTGCTGGCCGACGGCACCGTGACGACGTTCGGCGAGGTGGACGTCGAGACCCTCCGCGAACGCGCCGCGGGAGTGGACCTGGAGGCGGCGCTCGACCTGGAGGCGTCGCTCGAGGGGAAGCCCCCGGAGACGGCGACGGGCTCGGCCGCGGGGGCGGCCGACGATGACGTCGATCTCGAGGCCCGGATCGCGGCGGCCGTCGTCCGGATACTCGACGCGGAGGCCGACGCGATCGACGACCGGTACCCCGAGCTGAAGCGGAACGTCTCCGGATACAACTTGGACCGCCTGCTCGCGGAGTATCGCGGCGAGTACGGCGAGGCGGGGACCGTCAACCTCGGGCGGCTACTGGCGGGCAGCGAGGGGACGCTCGCGGTCGTGACGCGAGCCACCGTCTCGCTGGAGGAGATCCCCGAGACGAAGGCGGTCGCGCTGTTGACCTACGGCGACCTGGTCGACGCGATGGAGGACGTCGACCCGATCCTCGCACACGATCCGGCCGCGGTCGAGGTGATGGACGACGTCTTCCTGGAGCTTGCCGGCGACACCGAGGAGTTCGGCGAGGTCGTCGGGATGTTGCCCGAGGGGACCAACGCCGCGCTGCTCGTGGAGTTCTACGCCGCGGACGACGACCAGGGCCGGCGAAAGGTCGCCGACCTGATCGCCGACCGCGTCCCGGGCGGCGACTCGGAGGCCGACCCGAGCGAGGGCGCGGCGTCCGTCACCGACGCGCCGCGGCACGCGCTGACGGCGATGGAGGCCCACGACCAGGAGACGCGCGACCGGTTCTGGAAGATGCGCAAGGCCGGCCTGCCGATCCTCCTGGGTCGGACCTCCGATGCGAAGCACATTTCGTTCATCGAAGACTGCGCGATCCCGCCGGAGCACCTCCCCGAATACACTCGCGGGTTCCAGGAGATCCTCGAGGATCACGACACCTTCGCGGCCTTCTACGCCCACGCCGGGCCGGGCGTGCTCCACGTCCGCCCGCTCGTGAACACCAAGACCGTCGAGGGCATCGAGACGATGGAGTCGCTGGCTGACGACGTCTCCGACCTCGTCGTAAGCCTGGGCGGGTCGATCTCGGGCGAGCACGGCGACGGGCGCGCACGCACGCAGTGGAACCGCAAGCTGTACGGCGAGGACCTCTGGCGGTCGTTCCGCGAGCTGAAGACCGCCTTCGACCCGGACTGGCTGTTGAACCCCGGCCAGGTCTGCGGCGACGTCGACATGACCGAGCACCTCCGGTTCGACGCAGACTACGACTTCGAGGCCGGCTTCGATCCCGCCCTCGAGTGGACCAACGAGAACGGGATGCAGGGGATGGTCGAGCTCTGTCACGGCTGCGGCGGCTGTCGCGGCCCCCAGGAGACGACCGGCGGCGTGATGTGTCCGACCTACCGGGCGGCCGAGGAGGAGATCCAGGCGACCCGCGGCCGGGCCAACATGTTGCGTCAGGCGATGTCCGGCGACCTGCCCGAGGACCCGACCGACGACGAGTTCGCGACCGAGGTGCTCGACCTGTGTATCGGCTGTAAGGGCTGCTCGAAGGACTGCCCGAGCGAGGTCGACATGGCCAAGCTGAAGGCCGAAGTCACCCACGCGCGTCATCAGGAGCACGGCTCGAGCCTCCGCGACCGGCTGTTCGCGAGCATCGAGTCGCTCGCGCCCATCGGATCGACGCTCGCACCGATCGCGAACGCGCTCCCGAAGCTGCCGGGCGCCGGCTGGGCGATGGAGAAGACGGTGGGGATCGCCGCCGAGCGCGACCTCCCGCAGTTCCGGTCGGAGAGCCTGATCGGCTGGTTCGAGGCTCGTGGCGGGGCCGCGGTTCCCCCCGAGGAGGCTGCCCACCGCGTCCTCCTGTTGCCCGACGTCTACACCACCTACATGCACCCCGCGGCCGGCAAGGCGGCGATCCACGTGCTCGAGGCCGCCGACTGCCACGTCGCGATCCCGGACGTCGACGGAAGCGGACGGCCCGCGTATTCGAAGGGGTTCATCGACCGCGCGCGCGAGACCGCCCGCGGAACGGTCGCGGAGATCGCCCCGAAGGTGGCCGAGGGCTGGCACGTCGTGAGCGTCGAGCCCTCCGACGCCGTGATGCTCCAGTCCGATTACCTCGACATCCTCGGCAGCGACGACGAGGACGTCGTCCGCGTCGCCGAGAACGCCTACGGCGTCTGTGAGTTCATCGACGCCCACCGGCTCGACGCGGACCTCGCGTTCGACGCGCCCGCCGAGTCGCTGGCGTATCACGGCCACTGTCACCAGAAGTCGACGACGAAGGATCACCACGCGGTCGGCGTGCTCCGGCGGGCCGGCTACGCGGTCGACCCCCTCGATTCGACCTGTTGCGGGATGGCCGGCTCGTTCGGCTACGAGGCCGAACACCTCTCGATGAGCGAGTCGATCGGCGCGATCCTCGCCGACCAGGTCGGCGACAGCAGCGGCGAGACCGTCGTCGCGCCCGGCGCCTCCTGCCGGTCGCAGCTCGACCACCTCGACGTCGAGACCGACGGCGAGCCGCCGCATCCGATCGAGAAGGTCGCGGCGGCGCTGGCGTAG
- a CDS encoding HVO_A0114 family putative DNA-binding protein: MTRTLHVRIAPADRSDLEDRLAAIDAGEDVEPGEPTLSIEDLETFGRVFRSTNLELLETIVAHEPESIRELARLVDRNPPDVLENVHELADYGLIELEDDGNAKRPVVWYDEIDADLPLTATSRRNHAANA; the protein is encoded by the coding sequence ATGACCCGAACGCTTCACGTTCGTATCGCGCCCGCAGACCGTAGCGACCTCGAGGACCGTCTCGCAGCGATCGACGCCGGCGAGGACGTCGAACCCGGCGAACCGACGCTTTCGATCGAGGACCTCGAGACGTTCGGCCGCGTCTTCCGGTCGACCAATCTCGAGCTCCTGGAGACGATCGTTGCACACGAGCCGGAGAGCATTCGCGAACTCGCGCGTCTCGTTGACCGGAATCCCCCCGACGTCCTCGAAAACGTACACGAACTTGCCGACTACGGCCTCATCGAGCTCGAGGACGACGGCAACGCCAAACGGCCGGTGGTATGGTACGACGAGATCGATGCTGACCTCCCGCTCACGGCGACATCAAGACGGAATCACGCGGCCAACGCCTGA
- a CDS encoding DUF5787 family protein, whose amino-acid sequence MVPDAEFGYELLVCRWAELTWRPDGDPTPAIVGRQVGTRRRRWDTVVVEVDPDGFRRRRALGDREIDRELLGIVREAPPDWEWYRDALPEPDYPWRYVREAVHRAADRGLIDERTSGDAGGRIEIRRTRPYPDWVRRIVAIENKPDLDASAAAALADQLEYDVDAGLLDETWLATEATGSRLEPALRREIPIEAGIVLTDFGTGVDPESGTVAWLPSDLRTVGNGDTGGDAGGGDGGGGDEDGDGSDGDAGSNAAATDPDRETRRLVLAERVYGRGWRSFHDTMRPDCRHFQLAHAGEAMRPHCAAKGRCPTARECSSSCPSVSPEPPAWRTQGWPIEGGPGKGITRLLERRRERARYRTLRR is encoded by the coding sequence GTGGTTCCAGACGCCGAGTTCGGCTACGAGCTGCTCGTCTGCCGGTGGGCCGAGTTGACCTGGCGCCCGGACGGCGACCCGACGCCCGCGATCGTCGGCCGCCAGGTCGGCACCCGACGGCGCCGGTGGGACACCGTCGTCGTCGAGGTGGACCCCGACGGGTTTCGCCGGCGCCGGGCCCTCGGCGACCGGGAGATCGACCGCGAGCTGCTCGGGATCGTCCGCGAGGCGCCGCCCGACTGGGAGTGGTATCGTGATGCGCTTCCCGAGCCGGACTATCCCTGGCGATACGTTCGCGAGGCGGTCCATCGGGCGGCCGACCGCGGCCTGATCGACGAGCGCACGAGCGGGGACGCGGGCGGCCGGATCGAGATCCGACGCACGCGACCGTACCCCGACTGGGTCCGCCGGATCGTCGCGATCGAGAACAAGCCGGACCTCGACGCGAGCGCCGCCGCGGCGCTCGCCGACCAGCTCGAGTACGACGTCGACGCCGGGCTTCTCGACGAGACCTGGCTCGCGACGGAGGCGACGGGGTCGCGGCTCGAGCCGGCACTCAGACGCGAGATCCCGATCGAGGCCGGCATCGTGCTCACCGACTTCGGGACGGGCGTGGATCCCGAGTCGGGGACGGTCGCGTGGCTCCCGAGCGACCTCCGAACCGTGGGAAACGGCGATACCGGCGGTGACGCCGGTGGCGGCGATGGCGGTGGCGGCGATGAGGACGGCGACGGGAGTGACGGCGACGCCGGATCGAACGCCGCCGCGACCGATCCGGACCGCGAAACCCGCCGGCTCGTCCTTGCCGAGCGCGTCTACGGCAGAGGCTGGCGCTCGTTCCACGACACGATGCGACCCGACTGTCGCCACTTTCAGCTGGCTCACGCGGGCGAGGCGATGCGTCCCCACTGCGCCGCGAAGGGTCGCTGTCCGACCGCCCGCGAGTGTTCGAGCTCGTGTCCCTCGGTGTCCCCGGAGCCACCCGCCTGGCGCACCCAGGGGTGGCCGATCGAGGGCGGGCCCGGGAAGGGGATCACGCGGTTGCTCGAGCGCCGGCGCGAGCGGGCACGATATCGGACGCTGCGGCGGTGA
- a CDS encoding DNA adenine methylase: MAKPVLKWAGGKRQLLEAIYRRFPTDYDRYHEPFFGGGAVFFDLEPANATINDTNPRLVNFYEQVRDAPEALIDRLESFDDPEADPDPDLAFAEETLRGATVDAYYYQQRARFNRRPYGESFDALEEAALLAYLNRTCYNGLYRENADGGFNVPIGRYADPDWVQADRIREASRVLQGATIHNRDFEYVREVATPDDLVYVDPPYEPMSPTANFTDYSADGFDREDQERLIDLVTDLDDAGVSVVVSNSGVTADRYLEAGLDVDLEGATRAINSDASNRDEVDEIIATTVPDERRRGTAQTGLGEFSE; encoded by the coding sequence ATGGCGAAGCCCGTGTTGAAGTGGGCCGGCGGGAAACGGCAACTTCTCGAGGCGATCTACCGGCGGTTCCCGACCGACTATGACCGATATCACGAGCCCTTCTTCGGCGGCGGCGCGGTCTTCTTCGACCTCGAGCCCGCGAACGCGACGATCAACGACACGAACCCGCGGCTCGTCAACTTCTACGAGCAGGTCCGGGACGCGCCGGAGGCGCTGATCGACCGCCTCGAGTCGTTCGACGATCCGGAGGCCGACCCCGACCCCGACCTGGCGTTCGCCGAGGAGACGCTGCGGGGAGCCACGGTCGATGCCTACTACTACCAGCAGCGCGCTCGGTTCAACAGGCGCCCCTACGGAGAGTCGTTCGACGCGCTCGAGGAGGCCGCGCTGTTGGCCTATCTCAACCGGACCTGCTACAACGGGCTCTACCGCGAGAACGCCGACGGTGGATTCAACGTTCCGATCGGCCGATACGCCGATCCGGACTGGGTGCAGGCCGACCGGATCCGGGAGGCCAGCCGCGTGCTGCAGGGGGCGACGATCCACAACCGCGACTTCGAGTACGTCCGGGAGGTCGCGACGCCGGACGACCTGGTCTACGTCGATCCGCCCTACGAGCCGATGAGTCCGACCGCGAACTTCACCGACTACAGCGCGGACGGATTCGATCGCGAGGACCAGGAACGGCTTATCGATCTCGTGACGGACCTGGACGACGCCGGCGTTTCCGTCGTCGTCTCCAACAGCGGCGTGACCGCCGACCGCTACCTCGAGGCAGGACTCGACGTCGATCTCGAGGGCGCCACGCGGGCGATCAACAGCGACGCGAGCAACCGCGATGAGGTCGACGAGATCATTGCGACGACCGTGCCTGACGAGCGGCGACGCGGGACGGCCCAGACCGGACTGGGCGAGTTCTCGGAGTGA